A stretch of the Corylus avellana chromosome ca6, CavTom2PMs-1.0 genome encodes the following:
- the LOC132185862 gene encoding AP2/ERF and B3 domain-containing transcription factor At1g50680-like gives MEEDMSSMISNGRVNATAEDSDSSSTTYPLPAKKRARHGSNVIMRFKGVVPQPNGHWGAQIYANHQRIWLGTFKSEKEAAMAYDSAAIKLRSGDSHKNFPLTDTTVEEPNFQNLYSTEAVLNMIKDGSYQSKFEEFLRTRSHIAETESSLNLARLQSKGVLCKQLFQKELTPSDVGKLNRLVIPKKYAIKYFPRISETAEDNAEGGSSMEDVQLTFYDRMMRSWKFRYCYWKSSQSFVFTRGWNKFVKERYLKANDSISFYLCECKEVAKDANSFCIIDVIRGENSDRLVYEQANQYVGKQLELRLEVTHHIDNDIDEKKLEEELKGLKPTHETEKKGFRLFGVQII, from the coding sequence ATGGAAGAGGACATGTCAAGCATGATATCAAATGGCAGAGTGAATGCAACCGCTGAAGATTCTGATTCGAGCAGCACCACTTACCCGCTTCCTGCGAAAAAGCGTGCAAGACATGGTAGCAATGTCATTATGAGATTCAAAGGTGTTGTACCACAACCAAACGGGCATTGGGGCGCACAAATATATGCCAATCACCAACGGATTTGGCTCGGCACTTTCAAGTCGGAAAAAGAAGCAGCCATGGCTTATGATAGCGCGGCCATCAAGCTTCGGAGTGGAGATTCCCACAAAAACTTTCCATTGACTGACACCACTGTTGAAGAGCCAAACTTTCAAAATCTGTATAGTACTGAAGCTGTCCTCAACATGATAAAGGATGGTTCGTATCAATCGAAGTTTGAAGAGTTTCTAAGGACGCGTTCACATATTGCGGAAACAGAGAGTAGTTTGAACTTGGCTAGGCTGCAGAGTAAAGGAGTATTGTGCAAACAACTTTTCCAAAAGGAGCTTACTCCTAGTGATGTTGGAAAGCTAAATAGGCTTGTCATCccaaagaaatatgccattaaGTACTTCCCACGTATTTCTGAAACTGCTGAAGATAATGCAGAAGGGGGCTCCTCCATGGAAGATGTGCAGCTAACTTTCTATGACAGAATGATGAGGTCATGGAAATTTCGTTACTGCTATTGGAAGAGCAGCCAGAGCTTTGTGTTTACAAGAGGTTGGAATAAGTTTGTGAAGGAGAGATATTTGAAGGCTAATGATAGTATTAGTTTCTACTTGTGCGAGTGCAAAGAAGTAGCAAAAGATGCAAACTCATTCTGCATCATTGATGTTATCAGGGGTGAAAACAGTGACAGATTGGTTTATGAGCAGGCAAACCAATATGTTGGGAAGCAGCTGGAACTAAGGCTTGAAGTAACTCATCATATTGACAATGATATTGATGAGAAGAAACTTGAAGAGGAACTCAAGGGACTCAAGCCAACACATGAAActgaaaaaaaaggttttaggcTCTTTGGCGTACAAATCATCTGA